One window of Campylobacter sp. RM12651 genomic DNA carries:
- a CDS encoding tetraacyldisaccharide 4'-kinase: MGFIDRYFFNPNLWQKILIFTLLPFSYIYSFIASKNFKSTKKNDFKIPIISVGNISVGGNGKTPFCKALSDMLYPIYNDDIFIILRGYKRKSKGLLVVKLRNQILSDYLNAGDEALEHALFTKANVIVSEDRIKGIQKALDLGAKCVILDDAFSKTNIKKFDILLNSNIKYKYNFTLPSGAYRLPKSYEKFADFNAYQDLHFKRTSFIKYIKEDMILISAIAKPFRLLQYKDLVKAYYFYNDHSSFNKEELINLMQKHNAKYILLTKKDYVKIKDFNLETILIDEELIIFDELKTAIFNYLKEFNVSYKDNQQ, translated from the coding sequence ATGGGTTTTATTGATAGATATTTTTTTAATCCTAATTTATGGCAAAAGATTTTAATTTTCACTCTTTTGCCGTTTTCTTATATATATTCTTTTATTGCTAGTAAAAACTTTAAATCTACAAAGAAAAATGATTTTAAAATTCCAATAATTAGCGTAGGAAATATCAGCGTAGGCGGTAATGGTAAAACCCCATTTTGCAAGGCTTTAAGCGATATGCTTTATCCTATTTATAACGATGATATTTTTATTATTCTTCGTGGTTATAAACGCAAAAGCAAAGGTTTGCTTGTAGTAAAATTGCGTAATCAAATTCTAAGTGATTATTTAAACGCAGGTGATGAAGCATTAGAACACGCTTTATTTACAAAAGCAAATGTAATAGTTAGTGAAGATAGAATTAAAGGCATTCAAAAAGCACTAGATTTAGGTGCAAAATGTGTTATTTTAGATGACGCTTTTTCTAAGACAAATATAAAAAAATTTGATATTTTATTAAACTCAAATATAAAATATAAATATAATTTTACCCTTCCAAGTGGAGCTTATAGACTTCCTAAAAGTTATGAAAAATTTGCAGATTTTAATGCTTATCAAGATTTACATTTTAAAAGGACTTCTTTTATTAAATATATTAAAGAAGATATGATTTTAATATCAGCTATTGCAAAGCCTTTTAGATTATTGCAATATAAAGATTTAGTAAAAGCTTATTATTTTTATAACGACCATTCAAGCTTTAATAAAGAAGAGCTAATAAATCTTATGCAAAAGCACAATGCAAAATATATTTTGCTAACTAAAAAAGATTATGTAAAAATAAAAGATTTTAATTTAGAAACTATATTAATTGATGAAGAATTAATAATTTTTGATGAGTTAAAAACAGCTATATTTAATTATTTAAAGGAATTTAATGTATCTTATAAAGACAACCAGCAATGA
- the cutA gene encoding divalent cation tolerance protein CutA, whose amino-acid sequence MYLIKTTSNDLELLKKIANKIIKKELSKCIHIAKITSIYKWDGKIINDDEFSLEIKSKNIKKVYKIIKKHHNYECFEFVYYKFKAKDKYLEFLKEK is encoded by the coding sequence ATGTATCTTATAAAGACAACCAGCAATGATTTAGAATTGCTTAAAAAAATTGCAAATAAAATAATCAAAAAAGAGCTTAGCAAGTGTATTCATATTGCTAAAATTACAAGTATTTATAAATGGGACGGAAAAATTATTAATGATGATGAGTTTAGTTTAGAAATAAAATCAAAAAATATAAAAAAGGTTTATAAAATAATCAAAAAACACCATAATTACGAATGTTTTGAGTTTGTGTATTATAAATTTAAAGCAAAAGATAAGTATTTAGAATTTTTAAAGGAGAAATAA
- the thrC gene encoding threonine synthase, with translation MIFYSSRDENITSDFANALKNPLSSDGGLFCPSKLQVFNKDELKGLGYKEFAKKIFSSLSDDLSNFEKSLDEYLDFDTKEPFVIKKLDSKTDICELFHGKTRAFKDLALAPLARLMDNDKHLIICATSGDTGPATLSAFSKNKSSKVVCIFPKGKTSAVQERQMANVDYGNSLVLAIDGNFDDAQSTLKNLLNDKEFKEIVKNQGLNLSAANSLNFGRITYQLLYHYYLSLQYKNPINVIIPSGNFGNALACFYAKQMGANIDKIKIVSNENTILYDFFTTGEYDLRNREFKCTYSPAMDILKSSNLERLMYYFFGASRTKQLYLSLESDKYFKITKDELARLKEHFIAYKCSDTETLENIKAYKNYLLDPHTATAINALDDSFNVICSTAEWTKFTPSIQKALGIFKDELSGIKDLAKKYNYKLNDSLLNALNSTNYYAKDIKVDEIKKTIIEWIKQ, from the coding sequence ATGATATTTTATTCAAGTAGAGATGAAAACATTACAAGTGATTTTGCAAATGCACTTAAAAATCCACTCTCAAGCGATGGGGGATTGTTTTGCCCTAGTAAATTGCAAGTATTTAATAAAGATGAATTAAAAGGTTTGGGTTATAAAGAATTTGCTAAAAAGATTTTTTCAAGTTTGAGTGATGATTTGAGTAATTTTGAAAAGAGTTTAGATGAATATTTAGATTTTGATACTAAAGAGCCTTTTGTTATCAAAAAACTTGATAGTAAAACTGATATATGTGAATTATTTCACGGAAAAACTAGAGCTTTTAAGGACTTAGCATTAGCACCACTTGCAAGACTTATGGATAATGATAAACATTTAATTATCTGTGCTACTAGCGGAGATACAGGCCCAGCAACTCTTAGTGCATTTAGTAAAAACAAAAGCTCAAAAGTAGTTTGTATTTTCCCAAAAGGAAAAACAAGTGCTGTTCAAGAGCGTCAAATGGCTAATGTAGATTATGGTAATTCTTTAGTTTTAGCAATTGATGGTAATTTTGATGATGCTCAAAGCACATTAAAAAATCTATTAAATGATAAAGAATTTAAAGAAATTGTAAAAAATCAAGGCTTAAATCTAAGTGCTGCAAATTCACTTAATTTTGGAAGAATTACTTATCAATTGCTATATCATTATTATCTTAGTCTTCAATACAAAAACCCAATAAATGTGATAATTCCTAGTGGGAATTTCGGTAATGCACTTGCTTGTTTTTATGCTAAGCAAATGGGTGCAAATATAGATAAAATCAAAATCGTAAGCAATGAAAATACAATTCTTTATGATTTCTTTACTACAGGCGAATATGATTTAAGAAATCGTGAGTTTAAATGCACTTATTCTCCTGCTATGGATATTTTAAAATCATCAAATCTTGAACGCTTAATGTATTATTTCTTCGGAGCTAGTAGAACTAAACAATTATATTTAAGTCTTGAAAGTGATAAATATTTTAAAATTACTAAAGATGAACTTGCTAGATTAAAAGAACATTTTATAGCTTATAAATGCAGTGATACCGAAACTTTAGAAAATATTAAAGCTTATAAAAATTATTTATTAGACCCACATACAGCAACAGCGATTAATGCTCTTGATGATAGTTTTAATGTGATTTGCTCTACTGCTGAATGGACTAAGTTTACCCCTAGTATTCAAAAAGCTTTAGGCATATTTAAAGATGAATTAAGTGGCATTAAAGATTTGGCTAAAAAGTATAATTATAAGCTGAATGATAGTCTTTTAAATGCTTTAAATTCAACTAATTATTATGCAAAAGATATAAAAGTAGATGAGATTAAAAAAACAATAATAGAATGGATAAAACAATGA
- the kdsB gene encoding 3-deoxy-manno-octulosonate cytidylyltransferase, which yields MIIIPARLKSSRFSEKILVPIKGIPMCIYTALNASKADRVVIATDSSKVLELAKEYNLTAILTKQTHESGTERLAECVDILGLNDDELIINLQADEPLFELSNLIKFKEFCNEFKNEFFMASCYTIKDTPSDENMVKVVLDTKQNAIYFSRAPIPYDRDKKGVKYNHHLGIYAYTAKSLKEFITLKSSLEHIEKLEQLRAIENGKIIKMCEINTKSFGIDTKADYERLLQVLENDK from the coding sequence ATGATTATAATTCCTGCTAGACTTAAATCAAGTCGTTTTAGTGAAAAGATTTTAGTGCCAATCAAAGGCATTCCTATGTGTATTTACACAGCTTTAAATGCTAGTAAGGCTGATAGGGTTGTGATTGCTACTGATAGTTCTAAGGTATTAGAATTGGCAAAAGAATATAATTTAACAGCTATTTTAACAAAGCAAACTCACGAAAGTGGGACTGAAAGATTAGCTGAATGCGTTGATATTTTAGGTCTTAATGATGATGAATTAATTATAAATCTTCAAGCAGATGAGCCTTTATTTGAGCTTAGTAATTTAATTAAGTTTAAAGAATTTTGCAATGAATTTAAGAATGAATTTTTTATGGCGAGTTGCTATACTATAAAAGATACTCCAAGTGATGAAAATATGGTAAAAGTAGTCCTTGATACTAAGCAAAATGCTATATATTTTTCAAGAGCACCAATTCCTTATGATAGAGATAAAAAGGGTGTAAAATACAATCATCATTTAGGCATATATGCTTATACAGCTAAGTCTTTAAAAGAATTTATAACTCTTAAATCAAGTTTAGAACATATTGAAAAATTAGAGCAATTAAGAGCTATTGAAAATGGCAAAATCATTAAAATGTGCGAGATTAATACAAAGTCTTTTGGTATTGATACAAAGGCTGATTACGAAAGATTATTGCAGGTTTTAGAAAATGACAAATGA
- the rmuC gene encoding DNA recombination protein RmuC → MTNELILAIISIVFFIVCIIFYIRYINIFKSESSLKNEFLSLAKDKEYLSVLSENLKQELNNYKNNLVQIENERNNLNIQNSALSEKISNLENDYKELKNENNFINAEIANKRNQNEILNTELSRLNEELKNTKEQFEKECENLKNTKDILDNLSSKYHLENAKNEALNEKVKLYENNLKSLEEKYENTLKTLENNLKEQNEKSSKLIYEENTKVLLNNSNELLNKIFSPLKEQISEYEKALLKQNTSIENNIKTMFETSQNLGKKADEFANILKGDKKARGDFGEIMLKQCLLSSGLIENEHFFMQESFKDSDNNTKRPDAIVYFEPNKCVIIDSKFSLPSSDNLEVYKDEIANNLNARINELAKKDYELAVDFANEYVILFVPYQNILDLALESDSQIFKKAEAKKIFLVSPTTLFMGLKMIYFGWKNYEVNQNALKVFNEFGKFYDKYASFYEDYEKLKKQCENGFLKIDTHLYGKGSISSRLENLKALGIKNKKELSELAKDLKDSEITRLIDEK, encoded by the coding sequence ATGACAAATGAGCTAATTTTAGCCATTATTAGTATTGTATTTTTTATAGTTTGCATTATTTTTTATATTCGTTATATAAATATTTTTAAGAGTGAAAGCTCGCTTAAAAACGAGTTTTTATCTCTTGCTAAAGATAAAGAATATTTGAGTGTTTTGAGTGAGAATTTAAAACAAGAATTAAATAATTATAAAAATAATTTAGTGCAAATTGAAAATGAAAGAAATAATTTAAATATTCAAAACTCGGCTTTAAGCGAAAAAATAAGTAATCTTGAAAATGATTATAAAGAATTAAAAAATGAGAATAATTTTATAAATGCTGAAATAGCAAACAAACGTAATCAAAATGAAATTTTAAATACAGAACTTTCAAGGCTAAATGAAGAGCTTAAAAATACTAAAGAGCAATTTGAAAAAGAGTGCGAAAACTTAAAAAATACAAAAGATATTTTAGATAATTTATCTTCTAAATACCATTTAGAAAATGCTAAAAACGAAGCTTTAAACGAAAAAGTAAAATTGTATGAAAACAATTTAAAATCTTTAGAAGAAAAATATGAAAATACTTTAAAAACCTTAGAAAATAACCTAAAAGAGCAAAATGAAAAAAGCTCAAAATTAATTTATGAAGAAAACACAAAAGTATTATTAAATAATTCAAATGAGCTTTTAAATAAGATTTTTAGCCCTTTAAAAGAGCAAATTAGCGAATATGAAAAAGCTTTATTAAAGCAAAATACAAGCATAGAAAATAATATAAAAACAATGTTTGAAACAAGTCAGAATTTGGGTAAAAAGGCTGATGAATTTGCTAATATTTTAAAAGGTGATAAAAAAGCTCGTGGGGATTTTGGAGAGATTATGCTTAAGCAGTGTTTATTATCTAGTGGGCTTATTGAAAACGAGCATTTTTTTATGCAAGAAAGCTTTAAAGATAGTGATAATAATACAAAAAGACCAGATGCGATTGTGTATTTTGAACCTAACAAATGCGTTATTATTGATTCTAAGTTCTCTTTACCAAGTAGTGATAATTTAGAAGTTTATAAAGATGAAATTGCAAATAATTTAAACGCTAGGATAAATGAACTTGCGAAAAAAGATTATGAATTAGCAGTTGATTTTGCAAATGAATATGTGATTTTATTTGTGCCTTATCAAAATATTTTAGATTTAGCCTTAGAAAGTGATTCGCAGATTTTTAAAAAAGCCGAAGCTAAAAAGATATTTTTAGTAAGTCCTACTACGCTTTTTATGGGACTTAAAATGATTTATTTTGGCTGGAAAAACTATGAAGTAAATCAAAACGCTTTAAAAGTCTTTAATGAATTTGGTAAATTTTATGATAAATACGCTAGTTTTTATGAAGATTATGAAAAATTAAAAAAACAATGCGAAAATGGTTTTTTAAAAATTGATACTCATTTATATGGTAAAGGTAGTATTAGCTCTCGTTTAGAAAATCTAAAAGCCTTAGGTATTAAAAACAAAAAAGAATTAAGCGAATTAGCAAAAGATTTAAAAGATAGTGAAATTACTAGATTGATTGATGAAAAATAA
- a CDS encoding AzlC family ABC transporter permease has translation MIKQALIDTFAVAVAYIVIGIAFGILAYSNSFSFFEVFVAAVFVFSASLQFLLLSLLSSGASLVEILIASSLLNLRHFFYVLGALKYFRDLGFIKYYAIFTLTDESFALLSAKDYDKKTAVLILTFNHFYWIFGCIVGYFIASFAKADYSALGFSLNALFIVLAYELYIKHKENKVFFIALTLGLIGLFFIDKQYMMLSCIFSGIFILILGKKLCLIR, from the coding sequence ATGATAAAACAAGCTTTAATTGATACTTTTGCCGTTGCTGTTGCTTATATAGTAATTGGTATTGCATTTGGTATTCTTGCTTATTCAAATTCTTTTAGTTTTTTTGAAGTTTTTGTGGCTGCTGTTTTTGTTTTTTCTGCGTCATTGCAATTTTTATTATTATCTTTACTTAGCTCGGGTGCTAGTTTAGTAGAGATTTTAATAGCTTCAAGTTTGCTAAATCTTAGACATTTTTTCTATGTTTTAGGAGCTTTAAAATATTTTAGAGATTTAGGCTTTATAAAATACTATGCGATTTTTACTTTAACTGATGAGAGTTTTGCCTTACTTAGTGCAAAAGATTATGATAAAAAAACTGCCGTATTAATTCTAACTTTTAATCATTTTTATTGGATTTTTGGTTGTATTGTAGGGTATTTTATAGCAAGTTTTGCTAAGGCTGATTATAGTGCTTTAGGATTTTCTTTAAATGCTTTATTTATAGTTTTAGCTTACGAACTTTACATAAAACATAAAGAAAATAAAGTATTTTTCATAGCCTTAACTCTTGGGCTTATAGGTTTATTTTTCATAGATAAACAATATATGATGTTAAGTTGTATTTTTTCAGGAATTTTTATATTGATTTTAGGAAAGAAATTATGTCTTATACGATGA
- a CDS encoding AzlD domain-containing protein, with the protein MSYTMSALLIAGFSAVVLKALAYIFFGTKKPNELLMYLEKHMPLLIMVILVCFLYKGLDYENPPYASDYLVAGLVALISHIMFKKGFISIILATCVFYVLHEIIF; encoded by the coding sequence ATGTCTTATACGATGAGTGCTTTATTAATTGCTGGTTTTAGTGCTGTTGTTTTAAAGGCTTTAGCTTATATATTTTTTGGGACAAAAAAACCAAATGAGCTTTTAATGTATCTTGAAAAACATATGCCACTTTTGATTATGGTTATCTTAGTTTGCTTTTTATATAAAGGATTAGATTATGAAAACCCACCTTATGCAAGTGATTATTTGGTGGCTGGGCTTGTTGCCTTAATCTCTCATATAATGTTTAAAAAAGGTTTTATTAGCATTATTTTAGCAACTTGTGTTTTTTATGTTTTACACGAAATTATTTTTTAG
- a CDS encoding S8 family serine peptidase, with protein sequence MRYSVLLLSLLFLSACGGGGGAASVEPNSSNNQSTINKDYTNYLPTANFNLEDSLYNSSYLKFTPQNSSSSYVTNIGFSSNWNQGFLGTGIILAILDTGTSDLSKLAFNNHYEYKEVDRAHWKSLDYRLKNTNFTANTYKSSVLINEKTKAKATHGMLVMNTASYLAKDIRFANVPLPLLDSDGNKLSSGDDVNLAATIDYLSNSGVRFFNRSFARTKTIDTSEDNIGVFYPAIMQNNALVVSSAGNEETTGDFSAHALPINSPLRKGWIIALGYYDKKPKEDYKNIYYIMDNGVKKYVYSAGNTCKKYGWDDCIAAPFLINNNAGTSFSAPAILTLGALIYEKYPWMSNDNIKESIFTTAYKVYGASESEVKAHFGEGIINPAKAMNGVASLRHDFNANVDIDNLYLFSNDISGNAGLIKDGIGTLALSGKNTFTGDISIKKGVLWLSNSNKASITNNSILRMSNASAANLTNNGILVNEGMEVNNLKLANTSVVYTNIGEKFNVINKATLNGDLNVVGVKYGYTLNKERENILTAGSIEGEFKNIKPNSTFLKLSEPIYDENNLSIKVDKIDDLNTLPELNAYAKKNYTSLFSKFDRLLYETKKPDLPLDTANYKEVNLNGGLSENEFLKYNMIANAIINTTKDELASTTKLLFAEDIYTNSILNIARIKSLNKISFDNFGVSYNYNKISDLKESSSEYKIANNFDNLGLAFVYNDARIYNDNFKNNSRTLGFLAGYKIDLDDYYSKNLISYFDIKNNANRFDLSSKFKNKAFLISSELGLNNNISPYFRLNYLKYFQDSFSENSNLLALSFNKFNKDFYYANLGINSNFAFKKLNLKTYADLEYNFNKDYYFLAKYDFSDELKISNGFYKQYLFNLGINLSYRLNSKINFNFDYNNSFAKNYFANKFNLGFLYEF encoded by the coding sequence TTGAGATATAGTGTTTTATTACTTAGTTTATTGTTTTTGAGTGCTTGTGGTGGTGGCGGTGGTGCTGCTAGTGTAGAGCCAAATAGTTCAAATAATCAAAGCACAATTAATAAAGATTATACAAATTATTTGCCTACTGCTAATTTTAATTTAGAAGATAGTTTATATAATAGTAGTTATTTAAAATTCACACCGCAAAATTCTTCATCAAGCTATGTTACAAATATAGGCTTTAGCTCTAATTGGAATCAAGGTTTTTTAGGAACAGGAATAATCTTAGCTATCCTAGATACAGGGACAAGTGATTTAAGCAAATTAGCTTTTAATAATCATTATGAATATAAGGAAGTAGATAGAGCGCATTGGAAATCACTAGATTATAGATTAAAAAATACTAATTTTACTGCTAACACTTACAAAAGTTCTGTTTTGATTAATGAAAAAACAAAAGCAAAAGCAACTCATGGAATGCTAGTAATGAATACAGCAAGTTATTTAGCAAAGGATATAAGGTTTGCTAATGTGCCTTTGCCTTTACTTGATTCAGATGGAAATAAGTTAAGTTCAGGAGATGATGTAAATCTTGCTGCTACAATTGATTATTTATCAAATAGCGGGGTAAGATTTTTTAACCGCTCATTTGCAAGAACAAAAACAATAGATACTAGTGAAGATAATATCGGGGTATTTTATCCAGCGATTATGCAAAATAATGCTCTTGTAGTTAGTTCAGCGGGAAATGAGGAAACAACAGGAGATTTTTCAGCTCATGCTTTACCTATTAATAGCCCACTTAGAAAAGGTTGGATAATTGCACTTGGTTATTATGATAAAAAACCAAAAGAAGATTACAAAAATATTTATTATATTATGGATAATGGGGTTAAAAAATATGTATATTCTGCGGGAAATACTTGCAAAAAATATGGTTGGGATGATTGTATAGCAGCTCCTTTTTTAATAAATAATAATGCAGGAACTAGCTTTAGTGCCCCAGCTATTTTAACTCTTGGTGCTTTAATTTATGAAAAATATCCTTGGATGAGTAATGATAATATTAAAGAGAGTATTTTTACAACGGCTTATAAGGTTTATGGAGCAAGCGAAAGCGAAGTTAAAGCTCATTTTGGAGAAGGCATTATAAATCCAGCAAAAGCAATGAATGGAGTTGCAAGTTTAAGGCATGATTTTAATGCTAATGTGGATATAGATAATTTATATTTATTCTCAAATGATATTAGTGGTAATGCAGGGCTTATTAAAGATGGGATTGGAACTCTTGCTTTAAGTGGAAAAAATACTTTTACAGGAGATATAAGTATCAAAAAAGGTGTTTTGTGGCTTAGTAATTCAAATAAAGCTAGTATCACTAATAATTCTATATTAAGAATGAGTAATGCTAGTGCTGCAAATTTAACTAATAATGGAATTTTAGTTAATGAAGGAATGGAAGTTAATAATCTAAAATTAGCTAATACAAGCGTAGTTTATACAAATATAGGTGAAAAATTTAATGTAATTAATAAAGCTACTCTTAATGGGGATTTAAATGTAGTTGGGGTTAAATACGGCTATACTTTAAATAAAGAAAGAGAAAATATCTTAACAGCAGGAAGTATTGAAGGTGAGTTTAAAAATATAAAACCAAATTCTACATTTTTGAAATTAAGCGAACCAATATATGATGAAAATAATTTAAGTATTAAGGTAGATAAAATTGATGATTTAAATACTTTACCTGAATTAAATGCTTATGCTAAGAAAAATTACACAAGTTTATTTTCAAAATTTGATAGATTGCTTTATGAAACAAAAAAGCCTGATTTACCATTGGATACGGCAAATTATAAAGAAGTGAATTTAAATGGTGGTTTAAGCGAAAATGAGTTTTTAAAATACAATATGATTGCAAATGCGATAATAAATACAACAAAAGATGAATTAGCATCTACTACGAAATTATTATTTGCAGAAGATATTTATACAAACTCAATTTTAAATATCGCAAGGATAAAATCACTAAATAAAATAAGTTTTGATAATTTCGGAGTAAGTTATAATTACAATAAAATTAGTGATTTAAAAGAAAGTTCAAGTGAATATAAAATAGCTAATAATTTTGATAATTTAGGTCTTGCTTTTGTTTATAATGACGCTAGGATTTATAATGATAATTTTAAAAACAATTCAAGAACTTTAGGCTTTTTAGCAGGTTATAAAATAGATTTAGATGATTATTATTCTAAGAATTTGATTTCGTATTTTGATATTAAAAATAATGCAAATAGATTTGATTTAAGCTCAAAATTTAAAAATAAAGCCTTTTTAATCTCAAGTGAATTAGGATTAAATAATAATATTAGTCCTTATTTTAGGTTAAATTATTTGAAGTATTTTCAAGATAGTTTTAGTGAAAATAGCAATCTATTAGCTTTATCGTTTAATAAGTTTAATAAAGACTTTTATTATGCTAATTTAGGAATTAATTCTAATTTTGCTTTTAAAAAGCTAAATCTTAAAACTTATGCTGATTTAGAATATAATTTCAATAAAGATTATTATTTTTTAGCTAAATATGATTTTTCTGATGAATTAAAAATATCAAATGGCTTTTATAAACAATATTTATTTAATTTAGGTATTAATTTATCTTATCGTTTAAATAGTAAAATTAATTTTAATTTTGATTATAATAATTCATTTGCTAAGAATTATTTTGCAAATAAATTTAATTTAGGATTTTTATATGAATTTTAA